DNA sequence from the Anaerolineae bacterium genome:
GCATTTGAATACCGATTAGCTTGACCTTTATTATCCCATATTTTCTTGTTAATGTTAAATCTTATGTCACTGCAAAAGTCGAGTTCTAACTTCTAATTTTATATCAGCCCCGGCCATATTGACAAGGCCCTCACCCACTGGTAAACTTAAATAAGTTAAGCCAGAATTATTCAATGTGGATTGAGCCATGACCGCATCTCCAACCAACTCCCAACGTTGGGTCGCGCTTTTACCCCGTTTAGCCCGTTACCTGCCCGCTAATTTGTTCAACCGTTTAAGAGAATTGCCGGCAGAGCTTGATCAATTTGACGATAGAAGAGCGCAGCGCCAGATTGCGCTTAAATTGGTTGATGCCACCCGCTCCCTGGACCCCCTCTATCGGGTGCTGCTAGACTACACCCCCCATTATCTGCTTGAACTTGACCCCACCCCCGGCCAGGCCTATGGCGAACTTTTAGAGGGCACGTTTGTTTTTGCCGACGTTACCGGCTTTACGGCCTTAACGGAGTTGTTGTCTAAACAGGGACATACCCGGGGCCGCGAAATCATGAATCAAATCATGAATCGTCTCTTTAGCAGCATCCTGGAGCCGCTTACCGCTTCCGGGGGCGACCTTTTGATTTTTGCCGGAGATGCGGTGCTGGCCTATTTTCCCCGGCAGGAGCATGCCAACGACGTTTTTCAAGCCACCCGGGCCGCTTTACGCATGGAGCGGGCCATTGTCCCCTTTGCCTCCTTCGACACCGAATATGGCCCTTGCAGCCTGACCATGAGTATTGGGGTTGAACGCGGCCTGGCCTACGCCGGGGTGGTTGGTTCCCCCCACCGGATGGAATTATTGGTCAGCGGCCCGGCTACGGCCGAAGCCACCGCTGCCGAGGGCCTGGGCGAACCGGGCCAGGTGATTGCCGGGCCAAAGGCGCAGGCCGTTATCCGGGATCGTTTTACCCTGACCGGGCCGGTAGTGATTGATAACCTGGGCGAGGCCCTGGGCGATTATGAAATTTCCTTGCCCACCCGCAAGGTGGGTGGATCGGCCATTTTGGGGTTGACCATCACCGAAGTGCTGGAAACGCTGGAAGCCAGTTTGCAGCGGGTTGAGCAGTTGGCCCCATTTTTGGCCGAAGACATCCTGGCCCGTTTGGTCAACGCCGGTCGCCAGCGCCAGCTTGAGTCGGAGTTCCGCCCGGTGGCGGTGCAGTTTATTAACGTGTATGGCCTGGAAGATTTGGCCGTAAATCAAGGGCCAGAAATAGTCACGGTCGCTTTTCAGCGTTATTTTGTCCAGGCCCAGGAAATTGTCAACCGGCACGAGGGCGTGATTAGCCAGGTTGACACTTATGCCAAAGGTTTTACCTTGCTCAATACCTATGGCGCGCCGCGGGCGCACGAAGGCACCAAACGTTATGCTGTTTCGGCGGCGTTGCAACTGGCCCGCGCCCTGGAACAGGTGAACCGTGAATTCAATCTGGACCCGCCGCTGCAACAGCGAGGCGGCATTACCCACGGCCTGGTTTTTACGGGCGAAATTGGGGCTACCTATCGCCGCGAGGCCGTGACCGCCGGGCCGGCCGTAAATCGAGCCGCCCGCCTGATGAGCAAAGCCCAATTTGGTCAGGTGATTCTGGACGCCGACATCTGGGCCGATACCCAGGCCGCTTTTGTGGGCGAACAACTGCCCGCAATCAAGCTGAAGGGCATAGAAGGGCCGGTGGTAATTGTTGATGTGCGTAAAATGCGGCGCGGCACGCGCTTGTTGCCCCTGGAACGCCCGCTGGTGGGCCGCGAGTCTGAGCAAAAGCGGCTGGCCGAAGCGGTGGACGCCCTGGCAGCAAAAAGCGGGGGCCAGGCCTGGATGGTCAGCGGCGAGACCGGCGTTGGCAAAACTTCGTTGATGGCCGACCTGGCGGCGGTGGCGCAGGGGCGCGGGTTGAAGGTGCTGATGGGCCGTTGCCAGCCACATGGCAAATATATCCCTCTCTTTCCCTGGCTTGATTTGGTGGCCGGTTGGCTTGATCTTGATGAAAACGCCAACCCCGCCGAGCAGCGTATTCGCCTGGCCGAAGCCTTGACCCGGTTGGATCTGCCGGCCTTGGAATATGCTTTGGCCGATTTGTTAGGCTTGCCTGCGGTTGAATCGTCAAAAAAGCGGCAGACTGGCTCTTCTCCCCGGAAAGAAGCTTCACTGGCGGCCACTTTAAGCGGCCGGGTTCAGACAAGACCGGCGCCAGGTTCTTCTCCCGCCACGTTGGAAGCTTTACTCAAAAGCAGGCTGGCGCCCGATGATGCTACCGCGGTGCGAAAGCCAACCGAACGCCCAACGGTGTGGCAGCAGCTGGCAGAGCGAGTGAGCGGCCCGCGGGTGATCATTAAACTTTTAGCCAGATTAACAGAAAAACAACCTTTGGTGGTTATTTTGGAAGATGCGCAATGGCTGGATAACGAATCATTTATTTTGCTCAACGATTTATTGCGGCAAATTAAACAAATGGCCTGTTTGTTGGTTTTGACCGGGCGCGAGCCGCTGGCCGGAGCCAATGTGTCGCCGTTGCCATTGCCCCCCCTGGCCGGCGACGCGGTTATTCAGATTGCCGAAAGAGCACTCAATGGACACATCGGCGACGATGCCCTGGCCCAATGGATTTGCGAGCGAGCCGGCGGCATTCCCCTGTATGTTGAAGCCTTGGGCCAGGCTTTACAGGAATCGGGCGCCATCCTCTGTGACCGGGACACCGGAGAGATACGGTGGTCGGGCCAGGTGCCCACCCTGCCGCTATCGCTGCACGAGGTATTGCTGGCCCGTTTTGAAGAGTTGCCAATGGCGCAGCAGGACGTGCTCAAACGGGCGGCCGTGCTTGGCTCGTCCTTTACCGGCGAAGCGTTGTTGAGTTTATATCAAAAAGGGGTGAACGAGTCGGAAGTGTTGGCTGCGTTGGAGGAAACCGTTAAAACTGCGTTTGTGGCCGGGGTGGGGGAAACCGGTTATCGTTTTACCCATCCCTTGATGCACGAAACCATCTATGAAACGCTTTCCTACTCGCAGCGACAAACCTGGCATACCCAGGCCGGTGATTGGTTGGTTAACAACAAGCCGGAAACGTCGCTGGAATTGATCGCTTATCATTATTTGCGCGGCTCAGAGGTAAAAAAGGCCGCGGAATATGGCTGCCGGGCCGGAGACAAAGCGCGAGAACGGGGAGTATACACCGGGGCCATTGAGTATTATGACCAGGTGTTGAAGTTATCCGGGGTATCCCCGGCTACGCAACTGCGGGCCGCCGAGGGCCGGGCGGATGCCCTGGCTCTACAGGGAGATTACGCGGCGGCGGTGGCTGCTTATAGCCAGGCTATTGAGTTGGGCAGCGCCGACGCTTTGGGTAAACAGGCCGTGTTATCCGGCGATCTGGCCCGCCTGGAACAAACCGAATTTGAGCCACCCCTGCGTCCCTGGGCGGCAGGGGCCAGGGCCTGGCTGCTGGCCCAGGGTGGTCAAACAGACGCCGCGCTGCAAATAGCCCAAACCGCCCTGCCGCTGGCCGAAAAGCCGGCGCAAGAAGCGTTGGAATCGTTGGTTCAAACATTGTCCACGGGCCAGGCCTTGACCGAATATAAAGTGTGGCTGCGCCAGTTTACTAACGGGGTTTTGGGCCGGGCGCTGGCCTGAACAGCGTTAAGTAGCAGCGAAATATTTGCAAAAAAGCGCATGTTGCAGTAGGCTAATAAGGGTGGTTGGTTTACGTTAAATAATATTAAGGAGACTTCGGTGTCAAAAATAGTATCTATTCACTCATTCCGTGGTGGTACAGGTAAATCCAATACAACGGCCAACATCGCGGCCCAGGTGGCTCTGCGCGGCAATCGCGTGGCGATTGTGGATACCGACATCCAGTCGCCGGGCATTCACGTTCTTTTTGGAATGGAAGAAGACGATGTGGGTTTGTCGCTCAACGATTACCTGTGGGGTAAATGTAGTATTGAGGCGGCTGTTTATGACGTGGGAGCCAAACTCAAAATGCCCGATGGCGGGACCGGTTTGCCCCAGGGCACTCTATATCTCATTCCCTCCTCCATCAAACCAAACGAGATCGCCAAGGTGCTGCGCGAAGGCTATGACGTGGGCATGTTGAGTGATGGTTTCCAGGACGCGATTGAAAATCTTAACCTGGATTATTTCTTTATTGACACCCACCCCGGCCTGAACGAAGAAACGTTGCTGTCAATTGCCATTTCCGACGTTCTGCTTTTGATCATGCGCCCCGACCGCCAGGATATTCAGGGGACGGCGGTGACGGTGGATGTATCCCGGAAACTGGATATTCCCAACCTTTTCCTGGTGATCAATAAGGCCCTGCCGGAGTATGATTTTAAGGCGCTGGCCAAACAGGTCCAGGATACCTACAGCACGCCGGTGGCGGGGGTGCTGCCCCTCTCTACCGATGTGGCGCGTCTGTCCAGTGCCGATCTTTTCTCTTTGCGTGAACCTGATCACGAGTGGAGTCAAACCATTGTGCAGATTGCCGAACAGGTAATGGCCAGTTAGTTGTTTCTTGCAAATCTTTTTTACTGGATGCCAACATGCTTTGTCATAAATGTGATAAACCGGCCAGGGGGGTCTGCAAGTTTTGCGGCAGAGGCGTTTGCGAAGATCACTACAGCAAGATGCCCATTATTCTATCCGTTTACGTGGGCGAGCACCATACGCCAAAAACAATCGTGGTGTCTGATGTGTTGTGGTGCGGCACTTGCAAGCCCCAGCCCGAGCCTATTCCAATGCCGGAGATTTACTAATGGGCCTTTTTAATCGCTTACAGGATGAGCTTGATTCGCGCGAGCGACAGGAAGGCATTTCTCCTTCTGACCTGTTGGATTTGCCCCCGGCGCTGGCTTCGGTTATTAAAAAAATTGTCCGTCACAACGGCATGAAACTAACGCAGATAGCCGAGGAATTAGGCCAAACGCCCCCGGAAGCGCGAAAAATGCTGGCCGAGTTGGTAGAGAAGGGCTATGTGCGCACCGTTGAAGTTAAAAACGAATTGTGGTACAAAGCCCAATTTGCCCGCAAACGTGGCCGCCTGACGTCGGATTTTTGGTCTAATCTGGACAATGTTGTTGATGAGGATAAAGAGTAACGCCTCATCCCCGCTTATTTAAACATTTGGGCTGTTGTGGTTAGCTTTTTTGCCTGCGGGCAAAAAAGTTGTTGCTTCGCCGTACGTTTCCTCACCCGATGATAGCGCCTCTCTTACTTGAAGATATTATCAGAGTTTGGTACACTATTATTTGACACATCCGATTTGAACCAGCCTTCTTTTTTTGAAGCCTTCCAAAATGCAGATTTTTCAAAAAAGCGCGCGTTTTTTTGACCGATTATTTAACATTCGCCCCGGTGAATGGCCCCTGGTGTCGCTATTGTTTTTGATAGCTACCTTGAGCAGCGTGGGTTTTGTGTGGGGCACTACCATCACCTATGCCGGTTTTTTAAGCGAAAAAAACGGCCTGGAAACGCTGCCCTGGATTATCAGCCTGGTGGCCATTCTCTCCATTGTAGCCAGCGCTGCCTACGCCCCCTTTGTAGACCGCCTGGCCGACGATAAATTACACAACCTTATTTTTGTTATTGAGGTTGGCGGGATTATCCTGGGTTTGCTTATGCTGCGGCTAAACCTGCCGGCTGTGGCTTATCCCTTTCTCTATCTCCTGGGTTTTGCCACCATTGCCGTCATCAATCCTCACCAAACCACCTATTTTAATAACTTTTTTAATACTCAAACGGCCAAACGTACCTTGCCCATTATCAACGCCGGTTATCGGGTGGGTGGGATTGTGGCCGGGCTGATTATGCCCGCTTTGAACCGTCTGTTTTCCAATAACCCCCAGGGTATTATTGGGGCCTGGTTGTTGACCCATCTGGCGATGATGGCCGTTGTTTGGCTGCTGCCCTACATTCTACAAGGCCGCCAGGCCGGCGCCAAAACACCGGTTGGCGCCGGGAGTTTACAACAGCAGCCCTCGTACCTTGATAATGTAAAAGAGGGTTTTCGTTACACTACCCAATCAACTTTTTTGCTGTGGATGGCTATCAGCACTTTATTACTGATGGCCCTGCTGGCCTTGCTGGAGTATAGGTCCACAGAACTCCTATTGCGCGAATACGACAACGCCGCGGAATTTGCCGCTTTTTTGGCCGGTTTGAGCGCGATTGCTAACTTTTTTGTGGTGCCTATCCTGCTGTTTGGCCTTAGCCGCATCATCGGTTTTTTGGGTTTGGGCAATGCCAGCCTGATTTTTCCGGTAGGCAATTTGGCCGTGTGCGCCGGGCTTATTGTGCGCCCCGGTTGGTTTACGGCTGCCGCCGCTTATGTCAATCGCGGCGATTTTCAACTGGCCTTTCAATATCCCATCGAGGGTTTGCTCTACAACGCCGTTTCCGCGCGAGTCAAAGGCCGGGTGCGCGCTTTTATAAACGGCCTACTTTCGCCGGCCGGGTCGTTGCTTGGCGGTTTGCTCCTGCTTTTATTTATCATTTTTATGCCCACGCTGGCATGGCTCATCATTGTTCTCATTGGCGTTTTGGCGGTGGCCTATCTGGGCGGCACCTTGATTGTTCGTAAGTTCTATAGCCAGGCCCTGCTGAAAATGCTGGAACAGGAAAACTACTCCTTCTTGTTGTTACAACGGGGTTCGGAGTTCAGCGTGGCCGATCCAACCACCCTTAAATTGCTACAGCAGCGGCTGGCAGAAAGCGACGACCCGCAATTCACCATCTTTATGGCCAATCTTATCGGTCAAATAGGGGGTAGTGAAGCCACAAAAATTCTGGTGAATGCGGCCAGAACTGCAACCGACCCCGAAACCCAGGCCGGCATTATTGACGTCATCGTTGCCGCCGATATTGGGGGCAACGAAGTGCGGCAGCTCTATACTGATTTATTGGCCGATCCCAACGGCCGGCTGAAACAGGCCGCCCTGTTGGGCTTGGAAGGTTTGTTTGGCCTGGAAAGCCCCCAATTTTTGAACATGGCCTTGCCCATGCTTGCCGACCCCGATTTAGAAGTGCAAACCCAAATTCTTTCAAGCCTGACTCGCGCCGAGAATTTTTACGCTTTTCCCGCAGCCGGGCAAACGCTGGCCCAGCTTCTGGCCAACGAGAATCCCCACCGCCGGGCCAGGGGCGTTTTGATTCAGGGCCGGGTGGCCTATGTTCAAACCTCTCGTAGCCTGAGTGGGGTCACCAAATCGGTTTTTAACCTGACCCCCCATCTTTCCGACCCCGCCGACGAAGTCCGCTTACAGGCTATGTTGGCGGTGGAAAAAGTATCGGAAAATCAATTGACCGAACAATTGGCCGACATCGTCATTCAGCAAATTAATCCTTTGGTCAAAGACCCGGTTGAGCGGATTCGGCAGGCTACCCTGGTGGTGTATAGCCGTTTGGCCAAACGAGAAGCGCACCCCATTTTGGTAAACGCGCTCAATGACGCCAGCTCCCAGGTTCGCCTGGCAGCCATTGAAATGATGGTTCAGGTGGGCAAATCCGTAATCCCTGTTATTCACCCCCTGCTGGATTCGCCTGATCCAAACTTACGCAAAACTGCGGCCGTTATCCTCACCCGGATTGACAAAAATGAGCACGGGGCGCTTATCCTGCCCCATCTTACCGGCAACCTGTTGGCCATCTACCGCCAGCACGGCTATTTGGCTGCGCTGGCGCCTTTCGCCCATCATACCAGTATTGTGGTTTTACAAAGTACCCTGCGGGAACAAAACCGGCATTTACTTGCTGAAATCTTTTACCTGCTCTCGGCCCTGCACGGCGGTGATGCCATCAAAATTATTACCGAGTCGTTGCGCAGTGAAGATGCCCTGATGCGGGCCAATGCCATCGAAGCGTTAGAATCGCTTACTACCCCCCAAACGGCCCGGTTGATTAGCCCGCTTTACGATCCAGACATTGAACCGGCTTACATGTTGGACCTCAGCGCCGAAACCTGGGAAATGGACCCTCCCACAGCTACCCAAGTGATAGAACTCTTTACCCAAACAAACGATAGCTGGCTGCGGGCTATAATGGTTTTTGCCCTGGGGGAAATGGCCGGGGCCATGATGCAGCCCGAAGCTGTTGATGAGGCGGCTACGCCGCCAACAGGGCCGCCGGCGCAGCGGCTAACAGACCTGGTTGGCGGTGTTTCAACGCAGGATCAGACAACGGCAGAAAAACCAAAGGCGCGGCGCCGGCGACCGCCGGATATTCTTGATCTTCTTGGCGACAAAACCGAAGCAGAAAGCCAATCTCAACGTTCCCGCCGCAAGCGCATGCCCGATGTGTTTGCCGCTCTCACCGGCGAGACAGCCAAAACCGAAGCGCAACCGGTGGAAACTTCTGGCCCGCCGGTCAGCGCCCCCGGTGGGGTCGGCCCAAAGCTGCCGCCCCTGGAAATAGAAAAGATCAACCATATCATCGAAACAGCCTTAACCGACCCTGAAGCCGATGTGCGCATGGCCGCTCGCTCGGCCAAACGGATGATGACCGGCCTGGACGTTGCCGAAGTCCACCTGGCAGCCATAATGGTCAATCGCCTGGTCAAAGATGCGCAACGTGAAGTTGTGGTCAATGAGGAGGAGTTTATGCTCTCGACCATTGAAAAAGTGATTTTTCTAAAAAAAGTGCCCTTCTTTCAAGGCATGACCATTGACCAACTCAGAACGCTGGCCAATGTTTGCGAAGAAGAGCTGTTTGAACAGGGCACCCCTATTTTTAACGAAGGAGAAACCGGAGGCACCCTATACGTGGTGGTCAGCGGCAAAGTGGCCATTGAAAAAGAAGGCAAACGGAAAGGCTCCTTTGCCCGCCTGTCCACCATTGACGCCCACTCCTATTTTGGCGAAATGAATTTGTTTGATAACAGCCCGTATGCCAGTTCGGCCATCGCTCTTCAAGATACCCTGACCTTACGCCTGCGCCGCGAGCCGCTGATTGCCCTGGCCCGCCAGTACCCCGATATGTCCCTGGAATTGATCAATGTGTTGAGCCAACGCCTGCGCGAAATGAATGACCAGGTGGTTGAGCTGACCCGGGCCAAACCCCGCGAACTGCACAAATTGTTTGATAAGTTTGACCAATGAAGAAGTTGCGTTGTTTTATCATCGGCGAGGGCACGCTGCCTATCCAGTGCGCCACTATCCTTTTGCAGGCTGAATTTGACATTTACGGCGTCATCTCCGCAGACCCTACCCTGAACCAATGGGCCGTTAGCCATAACCTGCCCGCTTATCAACCCACGGCCGATTTGCCGGCTCTGCTGGGGCAGCAACCTTTTGATTATTTATTTAGCGTTGTCAACAGTTACGTTCTCCCGGCAAAAACATTAACCCTGCCGGAGCAATACGCCATCAACTATCACGACGCCCCCCTGC
Encoded proteins:
- a CDS encoding AAA family ATPase, whose protein sequence is MTASPTNSQRWVALLPRLARYLPANLFNRLRELPAELDQFDDRRAQRQIALKLVDATRSLDPLYRVLLDYTPHYLLELDPTPGQAYGELLEGTFVFADVTGFTALTELLSKQGHTRGREIMNQIMNRLFSSILEPLTASGGDLLIFAGDAVLAYFPRQEHANDVFQATRAALRMERAIVPFASFDTEYGPCSLTMSIGVERGLAYAGVVGSPHRMELLVSGPATAEATAAEGLGEPGQVIAGPKAQAVIRDRFTLTGPVVIDNLGEALGDYEISLPTRKVGGSAILGLTITEVLETLEASLQRVEQLAPFLAEDILARLVNAGRQRQLESEFRPVAVQFINVYGLEDLAVNQGPEIVTVAFQRYFVQAQEIVNRHEGVISQVDTYAKGFTLLNTYGAPRAHEGTKRYAVSAALQLARALEQVNREFNLDPPLQQRGGITHGLVFTGEIGATYRREAVTAGPAVNRAARLMSKAQFGQVILDADIWADTQAAFVGEQLPAIKLKGIEGPVVIVDVRKMRRGTRLLPLERPLVGRESEQKRLAEAVDALAAKSGGQAWMVSGETGVGKTSLMADLAAVAQGRGLKVLMGRCQPHGKYIPLFPWLDLVAGWLDLDENANPAEQRIRLAEALTRLDLPALEYALADLLGLPAVESSKKRQTGSSPRKEASLAATLSGRVQTRPAPGSSPATLEALLKSRLAPDDATAVRKPTERPTVWQQLAERVSGPRVIIKLLARLTEKQPLVVILEDAQWLDNESFILLNDLLRQIKQMACLLVLTGREPLAGANVSPLPLPPLAGDAVIQIAERALNGHIGDDALAQWICERAGGIPLYVEALGQALQESGAILCDRDTGEIRWSGQVPTLPLSLHEVLLARFEELPMAQQDVLKRAAVLGSSFTGEALLSLYQKGVNESEVLAALEETVKTAFVAGVGETGYRFTHPLMHETIYETLSYSQRQTWHTQAGDWLVNNKPETSLELIAYHYLRGSEVKKAAEYGCRAGDKARERGVYTGAIEYYDQVLKLSGVSPATQLRAAEGRADALALQGDYAAAVAAYSQAIELGSADALGKQAVLSGDLARLEQTEFEPPLRPWAAGARAWLLAQGGQTDAALQIAQTALPLAEKPAQEALESLVQTLSTGQALTEYKVWLRQFTNGVLGRALA
- a CDS encoding MinD/ParA family protein, with product MSKIVSIHSFRGGTGKSNTTANIAAQVALRGNRVAIVDTDIQSPGIHVLFGMEEDDVGLSLNDYLWGKCSIEAAVYDVGAKLKMPDGGTGLPQGTLYLIPSSIKPNEIAKVLREGYDVGMLSDGFQDAIENLNLDYFFIDTHPGLNEETLLSIAISDVLLLIMRPDRQDIQGTAVTVDVSRKLDIPNLFLVINKALPEYDFKALAKQVQDTYSTPVAGVLPLSTDVARLSSADLFSLREPDHEWSQTIVQIAEQVMAS
- a CDS encoding helix-turn-helix domain-containing protein, with product MGLFNRLQDELDSRERQEGISPSDLLDLPPALASVIKKIVRHNGMKLTQIAEELGQTPPEARKMLAELVEKGYVRTVEVKNELWYKAQFARKRGRLTSDFWSNLDNVVDEDKE
- a CDS encoding HEAT repeat domain-containing protein, which translates into the protein MQIFQKSARFFDRLFNIRPGEWPLVSLLFLIATLSSVGFVWGTTITYAGFLSEKNGLETLPWIISLVAILSIVASAAYAPFVDRLADDKLHNLIFVIEVGGIILGLLMLRLNLPAVAYPFLYLLGFATIAVINPHQTTYFNNFFNTQTAKRTLPIINAGYRVGGIVAGLIMPALNRLFSNNPQGIIGAWLLTHLAMMAVVWLLPYILQGRQAGAKTPVGAGSLQQQPSYLDNVKEGFRYTTQSTFLLWMAISTLLLMALLALLEYRSTELLLREYDNAAEFAAFLAGLSAIANFFVVPILLFGLSRIIGFLGLGNASLIFPVGNLAVCAGLIVRPGWFTAAAAYVNRGDFQLAFQYPIEGLLYNAVSARVKGRVRAFINGLLSPAGSLLGGLLLLLFIIFMPTLAWLIIVLIGVLAVAYLGGTLIVRKFYSQALLKMLEQENYSFLLLQRGSEFSVADPTTLKLLQQRLAESDDPQFTIFMANLIGQIGGSEATKILVNAARTATDPETQAGIIDVIVAADIGGNEVRQLYTDLLADPNGRLKQAALLGLEGLFGLESPQFLNMALPMLADPDLEVQTQILSSLTRAENFYAFPAAGQTLAQLLANENPHRRARGVLIQGRVAYVQTSRSLSGVTKSVFNLTPHLSDPADEVRLQAMLAVEKVSENQLTEQLADIVIQQINPLVKDPVERIRQATLVVYSRLAKREAHPILVNALNDASSQVRLAAIEMMVQVGKSVIPVIHPLLDSPDPNLRKTAAVILTRIDKNEHGALILPHLTGNLLAIYRQHGYLAALAPFAHHTSIVVLQSTLREQNRHLLAEIFYLLSALHGGDAIKIITESLRSEDALMRANAIEALESLTTPQTARLISPLYDPDIEPAYMLDLSAETWEMDPPTATQVIELFTQTNDSWLRAIMVFALGEMAGAMMQPEAVDEAATPPTGPPAQRLTDLVGGVSTQDQTTAEKPKARRRRPPDILDLLGDKTEAESQSQRSRRKRMPDVFAALTGETAKTEAQPVETSGPPVSAPGGVGPKLPPLEIEKINHIIETALTDPEADVRMAARSAKRMMTGLDVAEVHLAAIMVNRLVKDAQREVVVNEEEFMLSTIEKVIFLKKVPFFQGMTIDQLRTLANVCEEELFEQGTPIFNEGETGGTLYVVVSGKVAIEKEGKRKGSFARLSTIDAHSYFGEMNLFDNSPYASSAIALQDTLTLRLRREPLIALARQYPDMSLELINVLSQRLREMNDQVVELTRAKPRELHKLFDKFDQ